In Pikeienuella piscinae, the sequence CTGGGGTTTTCAGGACCCGCTCGAGGTTCTCGGAGAAAACGCGACGATCAACCCCGGCGGCGCGGCCGAAGCGGCGCGCCGGCGTACGCGACTTCTGCCGAAAAACGAACAGAGCGCGCTGGAGATTCTCGGCTGCACGCCGGATACCCCCAAAACCGATATCCGCAGGCGTTATCGCGCCCTGGTGAAGGACCTGCACCCCGACATGAAAGGCGGCGCGCGCGAAGACGAAGACCGCCTGCGCGACGTGGTCTGGGCCTGGGATCAGATCAAGGGGTCGCGCAGCTTCCGCTAACGGCGGCGCCGCTTCGGACTTTCGTCGCCGTCTTGCGCCGCCATCGCCCCGCCCTTAAACACGGGTCCGAACCACGGGGCCGCATCTCGGCCCGCTGAACGATACGAAGGAATTCCACATGGCGGATGGCGGAGCCAAGCTGACGGATGCGCCGAACACCGAGATCGACGTCAAAAAGGTCTTCGGTTTCGACGCGAAGATGCCCGTCAAGGGATTTTCCCAGCGTACGGAGCGGGTTCCGGAACTCGACCCGAACTACGTGTTCGATCACGACACCACGCTCGCCATTCTCGCCGGGTTCGTCTTCAATCGCCGGGTGATGATCCAAGGCTATCACGGCACGGGGAAATCGACGCATATCGAACAGGTTGCGGCGCGGCTCAACTGGCCCTGCGTGCGCGTCAATCTTGACAGTCATATCAGCCGTATCGACCTGATCGGCAAGGATGCGATCCGCCTTGTGGACGGCAAGCAGGTGACCGAGTTCAAGGAGGGCATCCTCCCCTGGGCGTTGCGCAACCCGACCGCCATCGTCTTCGACGAATACGACGCCGGGCGCCCGGACGTGATGTTTGTGATACAGCGGGTGCTGGAGGTCGACGGCAAGCTGACGCTGCTCGACCAGAACGAGGTGATCCACCCGCATCCCTCCTTCCGGCTCTTCGCGACGGCGAACACGGTCGGGCTGGGCGACACCACCGGCCTCTATCATGGCACGCAGCAGATCAACCAGGGCCAGATGGACCGCTGGTCGCTGGTCACCACGCTGAACTATCTGCCGCACGATCAGGAGGCGGCGATCGTTCACTCCAAATGCCCGATGACCGACAAGAAGATCATCTCGCAGATGGTGACGGTCGCGGACCTGACGCGGAACGCGTTCATGAACGGCGACCTCTCTACGGTGATGAGCCCGCGGACAGTGATCGCCTGGGCCGACAACGCCGCGATCTTCCACGATGTCGGCTTCGCTTTCCGCGTGACGTTCCTCAACAAATGCGACGAGTTGGAGCGCCAGACGGTGGCCGAGTTCTACCAGCGCTGCTTTGGCGAGGAGTTGCCGGAAAGCGCCGCATCCGTCAGCCTCGGCTGACTGTCGCAATGCATATCGGCTTGATCGGCGGAATCGGGGTCGCGGCGACGCTGGTCTATTATCAGCGGCTGACTGCGGCGATGGAGGCGCGCGGCGCGCGGCTGGAGCTGACGATCGCGCACGCCCATGTGCACGATCTCGTCCGCAACAACCTCGCCGACAACCGCGCCGCGCAGGCCGAAATCTACGTCCGTCTGATCGACCAGCTGCGCGCCGCCGGCGCGGATTGCGCGGCGATCACCTCTCTCGGCGGGCATTTCTGCTTCGAGGAGACGAAGGCGCTCTCGTCACTCCCGCTCGTCTCCGCCGTCGCGCCGCTCGACGACCACTTCGCGTCCGAAGGGCTTCGCCGGGTGGGTCTTCTCGGGACCAGGGTGGTCATGCGCACCAGACTCTATGGCCAGCTCAGGAAGACCGAGGCGGTCGCGCTCGATGACGAGATCGACGAGATCGGCCAGAGCTATCAGGACGTCGCGGTCGCCGGAATTTGCGACGAGGCGATGCGCGCGCGGTTCCTCGACGCCGGGCGACGCCTTGTCGAAGACGCGGGCGCGGAGGCCGTGGTGTTGGCCGGCACCGACCTCAACCTCGCCTTCGACGGACAGACGACCGGCTATCGGGTGATCGACGCGCTGGACGTACATGTCGATCTGCTCGCGCGCCTCGCCGCGGGCGAGACCACCCTCGAAGCGGCGGAGGCGGCCTGATGAGCGGCAACAAACCAGACAGCCCGGCCGAACCGTTCAAGAAGGCGCTAGGAGAGGCGACGCGAGCGCTGGCGAACGAGCCGGAATTGAACGTCTCCTATTCAGTCGACCCGCCGGGCATGGCGAACGACACGCTGCGCCTGCCGCAGGTATCGCGGCGGATGACGCGCGCGGAAGTGATGCTGGCGCGCGGCGCGGGCGACGCCGCGGCGCTCAAGATGCGGTTTCACAACCCCGGCACGCATGGACGCTACACGCCACAGGGCGAGACGGCGCGCGGACTCTACGAGGCGATGGAGACCGCGCGTTGCGAGGCGCTCGGCGCCCGCGCGATGCCCGGCGTCGGCGACAATCTCGACGCGCGGCTCGCTGACGACGCGACGAAACGCGGGTTGGGCGAGATCACGAAAATGGCCGACGCGCCGCTCGCCGACGCGGCGGCGATGATGCTGCGCTGCGCCGCGACGGGGCGCGAGGCGCCGGCGGGCGTCGCCAACGTGCTCGACCTCTGGCGGGATCATCTCGAAGGCAACGCCGGCCCGGCGATGGCCGCTCTCGCCGGCAATCTGGAGGACCAGACCGCCTTCGCCCGCAGCGCCTGGAAGCTGATCGAGGACCTCGGCTATGGCGACCAGCTCGGCGACGACCCGGACGCGCCCGAGGACGAAAACGACGAGAACGAGGACGCCCCCGAGGAGGAGGAATCCGACGGCGGCGAGGAAGAAGGCGGCGAAGACGACAACCAGGACGAATTCGCGCCCGAAGACAGCGAGAGCGCCGAGACGCAGCGCGCCGAGGTCGAAGCCGAACTGGAAGAGACCGACGGCGAGGACAGCGACGCCCCGAGCGAGGACGAAGGCGCTCCGCCCGACGCGCCGCCGCAGCTTCCCGACAGCGAGGCGAGCCCGGATTACAAGATCTACACGCGCGCCCATGACGAGGA encodes:
- the cobS gene encoding cobaltochelatase subunit CobS, producing the protein MADGGAKLTDAPNTEIDVKKVFGFDAKMPVKGFSQRTERVPELDPNYVFDHDTTLAILAGFVFNRRVMIQGYHGTGKSTHIEQVAARLNWPCVRVNLDSHISRIDLIGKDAIRLVDGKQVTEFKEGILPWALRNPTAIVFDEYDAGRPDVMFVIQRVLEVDGKLTLLDQNEVIHPHPSFRLFATANTVGLGDTTGLYHGTQQINQGQMDRWSLVTTLNYLPHDQEAAIVHSKCPMTDKKIISQMVTVADLTRNAFMNGDLSTVMSPRTVIAWADNAAIFHDVGFAFRVTFLNKCDELERQTVAEFYQRCFGEELPESAASVSLG
- a CDS encoding aspartate/glutamate racemase family protein; translated protein: MHIGLIGGIGVAATLVYYQRLTAAMEARGARLELTIAHAHVHDLVRNNLADNRAAQAEIYVRLIDQLRAAGADCAAITSLGGHFCFEETKALSSLPLVSAVAPLDDHFASEGLRRVGLLGTRVVMRTRLYGQLRKTEAVALDDEIDEIGQSYQDVAVAGICDEAMRARFLDAGRRLVEDAGAEAVVLAGTDLNLAFDGQTTGYRVIDALDVHVDLLARLAAGETTLEAAEAA
- the cobT gene encoding cobaltochelatase subunit CobT, yielding MSGNKPDSPAEPFKKALGEATRALANEPELNVSYSVDPPGMANDTLRLPQVSRRMTRAEVMLARGAGDAAALKMRFHNPGTHGRYTPQGETARGLYEAMETARCEALGARAMPGVGDNLDARLADDATKRGLGEITKMADAPLADAAAMMLRCAATGREAPAGVANVLDLWRDHLEGNAGPAMAALAGNLEDQTAFARSAWKLIEDLGYGDQLGDDPDAPEDENDENEDAPEEEESDGGEEEGGEDDNQDEFAPEDSESAETQRAEVEAELEETDGEDSDAPSEDEGAPPDAPPQLPDSEASPDYKIYTRAHDEEITAEDLCDEQELDRLRSYLDKQLEPLKGAVGRLANKLQRRLQAQQNRSWVFDLEEGVLDAGRLARVVTNPMTPLSFKMETETEFKDTVVSLLIDNSGSMRGRPISIAAISADVLARTLERCQVKVEILGFTTRAWKGGQAREDWLKAGRPAAPGRLNDLRHIIFKSADAPWRRARRNLGLMMREGLLKENIDGEALEWAHRRLAHRPEQRRILMVISDGAPVDDSTLSVNPSNYLERHLRDVIAMIERRRAVELLAIGIGHDVTRYYQRAVTITDVEQLAGAMTEQLAALFESDPRARARLARDETRQPARRRA